Genomic segment of Alcanivorax borkumensis SK2:
TCAACGTTCAGCTCGGCACGCGTAACGTCTCTTATTCCTCTGCCAGAATACGCTCCGCTTCCTCCTGAATTAGCCGGCGCAGCCAGCGATGGGCTACGTTGTGATGCAGCAGCGACGACCAGGCCATCTTCAATTCGAATTCGGGAATATCGAACGGCGGTTGCTTGATCAGCAAACGCTCATTTTGAGCCTGCATTCTTGCCACACGGCTAGGGAGCGTGGCTACCAGGTCATTGTTCATGGCCAACAAGGCCGGCATTTGATAGTGACGCGTAAAGATACTGATCTTACGGCTCGTGCCCAATTGCTCCAGCGCATGATCAATCCACCCCAACCCGCCGAGCTTTTCCGGGTTCATACCAAACCCTACCCCGAAACCAGTTTTCGACACCCAAATATGCTGAGCAGACAGATAACTATCTAAGTCGAACCCTTTCGCGATGGGGTTATCCCGATTGAGCAGGCAAGAGAACGAGTCTTTCCACAGGCTCACCTGATGGAACGATCCTGGGATTTCGTTAAAGCGGTTCACCGCCATATCGACCCGGCCCTGCTCCATGTCGTGGTAGCTCACATCCGACGGCGTCAAAAAATCGAGCACCACATTGGGCGCTTCGGCACGCAGGCGGCGCACAATATGCGGCACCAGGGTCGCTTCCGCATAATCGCTGGTCATGATCCGGAAAACACGACGGCTATCCGCAGGCTGAAAAACATCTTCGGGGGTGAACAGCTGCTC
This window contains:
- a CDS encoding LysR family transcriptional regulator, translated to MNIGAADLNLLKYLDVLLREQNVTRAAEQLGITQPAMSNSLKRLRELFGDPLLIRTSDGMTATERAHELRPLVRQILSQAEQLFTPEDVFQPADSRRVFRIMTSDYAEATLVPHIVRRLRAEAPNVVLDFLTPSDVSYHDMEQGRVDMAVNRFNEIPGSFHQVSLWKDSFSCLLNRDNPIAKGFDLDSYLSAQHIWVSKTGFGVGFGMNPEKLGGLGWIDHALEQLGTSRKISIFTRHYQMPALLAMNNDLVATLPSRVARMQAQNERLLIKQPPFDIPEFELKMAWSSLLHHNVAHRWLRRLIQEEAERILAEE